From Bradyrhizobium sp. sBnM-33:
GATGGTGGCGAGGAACTGGTTGCCGAGGCCTTCGCCCTTCGAAGCGCCGCGCACCAGCCCTGCGATATCGACGAAGGTCAGTCGCGTCGGAATGATCTGCGCCGAGCCTGCGATCGCCGACAGCTTGTCGAGCCTAGGATCAGGCACGGCGACTTCGCCGACGTTAGGCTCGATGGTGCAGAACGGATAATTAGCCGCCTGCGCCGCTGCCGTCTCGGTCAGCGCGTTGAACAGCGTCGACTTGCCGACATTGGGCAGGCCAACGATACCGCATTTGAATCCCATTTCAGCTTCCGATCTTTCGCACGAACCCGCAGCGCGTGAATTGATTGAGGTCGTCATACGCGGGCAGAAGGTGCGAAGCACCGTCTTCCCACCCAACGGCCCGCGTATCCATCTTCGTTGAGAGGATGGATCGCCGGATCAAGTCCGGCGATGACGAGGTGAGCTTATGGCCCGCCATCCTCGTCTTTGTCGAAAATTCCCTTGGCCTGCAGCGCCAGATGCACCTTGTTCTGGAACGAGGAGTCGTGCCCTGCCGCCAGCAAGCCCGCGTTCTCGGCCACGGCGGCGCACAGGGCTTCCACCCAGGCGCGGTCGCTCTTAGCGAAATCCGAGAGCACGTGGCCGTGCACCAGCTCCTTGACGCCGGGATGGCCAATCCCGAGCCGCACGCGGCGATATTCGTTGCCGATATGCGAGGTGATCGAGCGCAGCCCGTTGTGGCCGGCGATACCACCGCCGACCTTGACGCGGACTTTCGCCCGCGGCAGTTCGAGCTCGTCCTGAAATACGGTGACGTCGGAGGCGCCGAGCTTGAAAAAGTTCACCGCTTCCTGAACCGCGCGCCCGGACTCGTTCATGTAGGTGGTCGGCCGAAGCAGAACGACCTTCTCGCGATCGAGCGTGCCTTCGGATGTCTCGCCCTGAAAACGGCGGCGCCACGGTGCGAAACCGTGACGCCGCGCAATTTCATCAACGGCCATGAACCCGATGTTGTGCCGGTTGTTCGCGTATTTCGAACCGGGGTTACCTAGGCCAACAAACAGGCGCATGACGCGGCATCCTGCCGCTGCTTACTTCTTCTTGTCGCCACCAGCCGGCGCCTTAGCGCCAGCCGCCGGGGCGGCAGCTCCCGCTGCAGGCGCAGCAGCAGCAGCCGGAGCCGCACCCGCCGCCGGAGCGGCCGTGCCTGCAGCCGCGGCAGCCGCCGCAGCCTTCTGTTCTTCGGCGTAGCCGGACGGCGGCACGATGGTCACCAGCGTCGCGTCTTCGCGCGAGAGCGCCTTCACGCCCGTTGGGAGCTTGATGTCGGAGAGATGCAGCGAGTAGCTGATTTCCAGCGCGCCGACATCGGCTTCGAGGTACTGCGGGATGTTGTCGACCGAACATTCGAGGTCGATGGTGTGGGTGACGATGTTGACGGTGCCGCCGCGCTTGACACCGGGCGAGGTTTCGCCGTTCACGACGTGCAGCGGAACGCTGACGCGGATGGTGGCGCCTTCGCCGAGCCGCAGGAAGTCGACATGCAGCGGGAAGTCCTTCACCGGATCGAGGTGGAAGTCGCGCGGAATCACGCGGTGCTTCTTGCCCTCGAGATCGATGTCGTAAATCGTGGTCAGGAAACGGCCGGCCAGGATGCGCTGGCGCAATTCCTTGTCGTCGACCGAGATGGTCACGGGGGGCTGATTGTTGCCGTAGATCACTCCGGGCACTCTCCCGGCGCGACGCTCTGCCCGGGCGGCCCCCTTGCCGCTCTGCGGACGCGCTGTCGCCTTCAATTCCTTGACGGTCGCCATCGTGCTAAGTCCTTGTTTTCTAAAAAGTTAAAGGCCGCATCGCGGCCCGTTGGCGTCCCACAGCAAGCCTCCAGGGGTGCGGGGGCTGCGGACGTGGCGGGCTTTTAGCCCCAAAGGGGCGAAATGACAAGGAAATGAAGGGATTTTTATTGGGTTTGCACCCTCCCCTGGAGGGGAGGGTCGACGCGCGCGAAGCGCGTGGCGGGGTGGGGTGACGGTCTATCCTCTCGATCGGTGCCCGAGTGGAGAGGTCACCCCACCCCGCCACGCATCTCGCTTCGCTCGATCCGTGCCGACCCTCCCCCTCCAGGGGAGGGTGAAATCCCCTACCCGTCCGCCATGCTGCCAGCATCCGGCGCGGCCGGCGAAATGCCGAGCTTGGCTTCCAAGGCCGCGATCCGGCTCTTCAGCGCCTCGTTCTCCTCGCGCGCCAGGCGGGCCATATCCTTGACCACGTCGAACTCCTCGCGCTTGACGACATCGAGATCGCGCAGGATGCGTTCGGCCTGGCTTCGCATGACGGTATCGACCTCGCGCTTGACGCCCTGGGCGGCGCCGGCAGCATCGTTCATCAAACGGCCGATCTCGTCGAAAAACCGATTGCTGGTCTGGGTCATCTGGAACGCTCCGGTCGCTGCAAATTGCTCGTCACGACAAGACAATGGCAATCCCAAGGGAAACGTTCAAGAGCGCGGTTCAACGCCAACGTGACGGCCGCTCGCCTTGTCATGCTGCAGTTTCCTTGCAATCGTATCGAATACCCAGCCGGACACCAGAATCACAAAGCAAAAAGAAGCGCCCATGTTCGACCAGCAGATCGATATTGCGACCAAGGACGGCAAGACCACGACCTTCATTACCCATCCCGAGCGCGGCGGCCCCTTCCCGGTCATCATCTTTTGCATGGACGCACCGGCGATCCGCGAGGAACTGCGCGACATGGCGCGGCGGCTCGGCACGTCGGGCTATTACGTGATGCTGCCCAACCTGTACTACCGCTCCGGCGTCATGGAGCTGGGGCCAATCCCGCCTGATCCGGAAGCGCCCGAGCGCAAGCGGATGTTCGGCTTCATGAACTCCATCAATATTCCCATGGTGATGGAGGACACCAAGGCCCTGCTCGCTTATGCAGAGACTCAACCTGCCGCAAATACGAAGATCGTCGGCACCGTCGGCTACTGCATGAGCGGCCGCTACGCGGTCAACGCGGCGACGCATTTTCCGAATCGCGTGAAAGCGGCGGCGTCCATTTACGGGACGCATCTCGCGACCGACCAGGCCGACAGCCCGCATCTCGCCGCGTCGAAGACCAAGGCCGAACTCTATTTCGCCTGCGCCGAGACCGACATCTACGCGCCGCAGGAGATCATCGATAAGGTGAAGCAGGCAATGGAAGGCACGAAGAACGAGGTCGAGATCTATCCCGGTACCCATCACGGCTTTGCCTTCCCGAAGCGGCCGGTCTATCATCGCGACGCTGCTGAGCGGCACTGGGAGCGGCTGCTGGCGCTCTATCGCCGCAACCTCGCGCAGTAGACCTCCCGCCCGATGCCCCTTCTCAGCATAACCTTTCCGGAAATCGATCCCGTCGCCATCTCGATCGGACCGTTCGCGATCCGATGGTATGCGCTGGCCTATATCTGCGGCATCGTGCTCGGATGGATCTATGCGCGCGCGCTAATCAGGAAAGAGAAATTATGGGGCGGACCGGCGCCGATCGCACCCGTGCAGCTCGACGACTTCATTCTCTGGGTCACGATCGGCATCATCGTCGGCGGCCGCACCGGCTATGTGCTGTTCTACAACCCGGCCTTCTTCATGCAGAACCCCATCGCCATTCTCAAACTATGGGAAGGCGGCATGTCCTTTCATGGCGGCTTTCTCGGCTGCGTCGCCGCGGTGATGCTGTTTGCGGTCAAGAACAATATCTCCATCCTGTCGCTTGGCGACATCACGACCGCGGTCGCTCCGATCGGAATATTCCTTGGGCGGCTCGCCAACTTCATCAAAGGCGAATTGTGGGGGCGTGAGGCGGATTCCAGCGTGCCCTGGAGAATGGTCTTTCCCGATGACCCGTCTCAACTTTTCCGCCACCCTAGCCAGCTCTACGAAGCGGCGCTCGAGGGCATCCTGCTGTTTGCAATCCTGGCTGTCATGGTCCGGATGGGCGCGTTGAAACGGCCGGGCCTGATCCTCGGCAGCTTCATCGCGATCTACGCGCTGGCGCGCATTACCAGCGAATTCTTCCGTGAACCGGACCCGCAACTCGGATTTTTGTGGGGCGGGCTGACCATGGGTATGCTGTTGTCGGTACCGATGCTCATTGCCGGCGTCATCCTTGTCATGGTGGCATGGCGCTGCGAGACGCCGCAGCATATAGAGAAGTCGATTTAAGGCAGGCCGTGACCGAATTTTCGCCGTTACAGTCGGAGATCCACAAGCTGATCAGATCGTCAGGACCGATGCCGGTCTGGCGGTACATGGAACTGTGCCTGATGCATCCCGAGCACGGCTATTACGTGTCGCGCGATCCATTGGGCCGTGAGGGCGATTTCACCACCGCGCCCGAGGTCAGCCAGATGTTCGGCGAACTGCTCGGTCTATGGACGGCCTCGGTCTGGAAGGCGATCGGTTCGCCGCCGATGCTGCGGCTGGTCGAACTCGGCCCGGGCCGCGGCACCATGATGGCGGACGCGCTCCGCGCTGTCAGGGTGCTGCCGCCGCTCTATCAATCGGTCCAGATCCATCTCGTCGAAATCAATCCGGTGCTGCGCGAGAAGCAGCAGGCAACGCTATCCGGCGCGCGCAACATCACCTGGCACGACAGTATCGACGACGTGCCCGAGGGCCCCGCGGTCATTCTCGCCAACGAATATTTCGACGTGCTGCCGATCCATCAGGTGGTCAAGCGCGAAACCGGCTGGCACGAGCGCGTTGTCAACCTCGACGCCAATGGCAAGCTGGTATTCGCCGCCGCGGATGACCCGATACCGCGCTTCGAAGTGCTGCTGCCGCCGCTGGTGCGCGCGGCCCCGATCGGCGCCGTGTTCGAATGGCGGCCGGATACCGAGATGATGAAGATCGCGGCGCGGGTGCGCGACCACGACGGTGCTGCACTGATCATCGATTACGGCCATCTGCGCAGTGACGCCGGCGACACCTTCCAGGCGATCGCCCGCCACAGCTTTGCCGATCCCTTGAAGAATCCAGGCCAGGCCGACGTCACCGCCCATGTCGATTTCCAGGCGCTGGCGCGCGCGGCGGAGGACGTCGGCGCGCGCGTTCATGGCCCGGTGACGCAGGGCGAGTTCCTCAAACGGCTCGGCATCGAGACCCGGGCCGTTACATTGATGGGAAAGACCACCCCGGAAGTTTCCGCTGACATTTCCGCCGCGCTCAAGCGCCTGACCGACAGCGGCCGCGGCGGCATGGGGTCGATGTTCAAGGTACTTGCGGTTACCGAACCCAATCTCACCTCAGTCGCAGGTCTCAGCGACGAACCGCCGGTGCCGGGAGACGAAAAAGCATGACGTTCGGATCGTCGCTGCTCGCAGCCATTCCCGGGCTGCGCCACGCGTTCTTCACCCGCGAGGGCGGGGTATCAGGTGGAATTTACGAAGGACTCAATGGCGGATTGGGGTCCAACGACGATCCGGCCAATGTCGCGGAAAACCGCCGCCGGATGGCCGAGCGGATGGGCGTTGCGCCCGAACATCTTCTCAGCGTGCACCAGATCCATTCACCCGACGCCGTGGTCGCGACCGGACCATGGCAGCGCGACAAGCCGCGCGCCGACGCGCTCGTCACCCGCACAGTAGGCATCGCCATCAGCGTTACCGCCGCGGATTGCGGCCCGATCCTATTCGCCGACGCCAGCGCCCGCGTGATCGGCGCGGCACACGCCGGCTGGAAGGGCGCGCTGACCGGCGTGCTGGAATCCACCATCGAGGCGATGGAAAAACTCGGCGCCGACCGCTCCGGCATCGTCGCCGCCATCGGCCCCCTGATCCGCCAGCACTCCTACGAAGTCGGCAGCGAATTCGTGGAGCGCTTCATGGATGCCGACGCCGAGAATGCAATGTTCTTCATTCCCTCGGTTCGATCAGGACATTCGATGTTCGACCTCGCCGGCTTCATCCGCATGCGGCTGGAGAACGCCGGCATCCTGATGATCGACGACCTCGGTGTCGACACCTATTCCGACGAGCGCTTCTACAGCTACCGTCGTTCGGTGCACCGGAAAGAGCCGGACTACGGCCGCCACGTTCACGCAATCGCGCTGGCGAGCGAGTAATTTCCTACTTCAACCGCAGCACCACCTTGCCTCGCGCTCGGCCGGCTTTCAGGTAGGTGAGCGCCGCAGGCAACTGCTCGAAAGGAAATTCGCGTCGAGGCCAAAGGCTCGCATGGATCATCCCGCGCGGTTGAAGAATTCTGGCAACAAGAAGGAGAGACCGGACGAGCTGGCCGCCATCTTTTTTTGGCGAGCTTATCCACGCGCTGCCCTAGACCTTAACACATTTTAACGATATCGCAGGGAGCAATGAGGAACACCTTGATTGCTTCGTGTCTGCGAGCCCCGCACGCCTTGATGGCCGCGGCGCTGCTTGTCATTTCTTGTGCGCTCGGTGGCTGTGCCGGCGGCGGCGCGGCCAGCGGCTCGTATGCGATGGCCCCGAGCGCGGGCGGCGGTCCTACCGTGGCATTTGAATCGATCGATGGTCCGCCGCCGCAGGTGTTCGACCGAATGGTCAGCGTGCTCGATAGCGAATCGAAGCTCCGAAACCTGTCGATCGTCTCGCGCGAGGGCGGAGCATCGTACCGCGTGCGCAGCTATCTCTCGGCGCAGGTGGTTCGCGGCAAGACCGTGATTGCCTGGGTCTGGGACGTCTATGACAACAACCAGCAGC
This genomic window contains:
- the pth gene encoding aminoacyl-tRNA hydrolase — translated: MRLFVGLGNPGSKYANNRHNIGFMAVDEIARRHGFAPWRRRFQGETSEGTLDREKVVLLRPTTYMNESGRAVQEAVNFFKLGASDVTVFQDELELPRAKVRVKVGGGIAGHNGLRSITSHIGNEYRRVRLGIGHPGVKELVHGHVLSDFAKSDRAWVEALCAAVAENAGLLAAGHDSSFQNKVHLALQAKGIFDKDEDGGP
- a CDS encoding 50S ribosomal protein L25/general stress protein Ctc gives rise to the protein MATVKELKATARPQSGKGAARAERRAGRVPGVIYGNNQPPVTISVDDKELRQRILAGRFLTTIYDIDLEGKKHRVIPRDFHLDPVKDFPLHVDFLRLGEGATIRVSVPLHVVNGETSPGVKRGGTVNIVTHTIDLECSVDNIPQYLEADVGALEISYSLHLSDIKLPTGVKALSREDATLVTIVPPSGYAEEQKAAAAAAAAGTAAPAAGAAPAAAAAPAAGAAAPAAGAKAPAGGDKKK
- a CDS encoding accessory factor UbiK family protein, whose amino-acid sequence is MTQTSNRFFDEIGRLMNDAAGAAQGVKREVDTVMRSQAERILRDLDVVKREEFDVVKDMARLAREENEALKSRIAALEAKLGISPAAPDAGSMADG
- a CDS encoding dienelactone hydrolase family protein codes for the protein MFDQQIDIATKDGKTTTFITHPERGGPFPVIIFCMDAPAIREELRDMARRLGTSGYYVMLPNLYYRSGVMELGPIPPDPEAPERKRMFGFMNSINIPMVMEDTKALLAYAETQPAANTKIVGTVGYCMSGRYAVNAATHFPNRVKAAASIYGTHLATDQADSPHLAASKTKAELYFACAETDIYAPQEIIDKVKQAMEGTKNEVEIYPGTHHGFAFPKRPVYHRDAAERHWERLLALYRRNLAQ
- the lgt gene encoding prolipoprotein diacylglyceryl transferase, producing MPLLSITFPEIDPVAISIGPFAIRWYALAYICGIVLGWIYARALIRKEKLWGGPAPIAPVQLDDFILWVTIGIIVGGRTGYVLFYNPAFFMQNPIAILKLWEGGMSFHGGFLGCVAAVMLFAVKNNISILSLGDITTAVAPIGIFLGRLANFIKGELWGREADSSVPWRMVFPDDPSQLFRHPSQLYEAALEGILLFAILAVMVRMGALKRPGLILGSFIAIYALARITSEFFREPDPQLGFLWGGLTMGMLLSVPMLIAGVILVMVAWRCETPQHIEKSI
- a CDS encoding class I SAM-dependent methyltransferase, whose protein sequence is MTEFSPLQSEIHKLIRSSGPMPVWRYMELCLMHPEHGYYVSRDPLGREGDFTTAPEVSQMFGELLGLWTASVWKAIGSPPMLRLVELGPGRGTMMADALRAVRVLPPLYQSVQIHLVEINPVLREKQQATLSGARNITWHDSIDDVPEGPAVILANEYFDVLPIHQVVKRETGWHERVVNLDANGKLVFAAADDPIPRFEVLLPPLVRAAPIGAVFEWRPDTEMMKIAARVRDHDGAALIIDYGHLRSDAGDTFQAIARHSFADPLKNPGQADVTAHVDFQALARAAEDVGARVHGPVTQGEFLKRLGIETRAVTLMGKTTPEVSADISAALKRLTDSGRGGMGSMFKVLAVTEPNLTSVAGLSDEPPVPGDEKA
- the pgeF gene encoding peptidoglycan editing factor PgeF, which codes for MTFGSSLLAAIPGLRHAFFTREGGVSGGIYEGLNGGLGSNDDPANVAENRRRMAERMGVAPEHLLSVHQIHSPDAVVATGPWQRDKPRADALVTRTVGIAISVTAADCGPILFADASARVIGAAHAGWKGALTGVLESTIEAMEKLGADRSGIVAAIGPLIRQHSYEVGSEFVERFMDADAENAMFFIPSVRSGHSMFDLAGFIRMRLENAGILMIDDLGVDTYSDERFYSYRRSVHRKEPDYGRHVHAIALASE
- a CDS encoding zinc-binding dehydrogenase, with product MIHASLWPRREFPFEQLPAALTYLKAGRARGKVVLRLK